A genomic region of Pseudoxanthomonas suwonensis contains the following coding sequences:
- a CDS encoding BPSS1780 family membrane protein — translation MDTIRKLPASDGAEWLLGGFALLRRAPLALGALGALWGLLASLVMAVGMAVPALAAVLQFLVALAGPVLFAGLVWAVREVAHGRPALPVHLLQGVREGRVPQLLTTLLPQVAAGLVLGVLLLVLVGTQQLQHLAQASEELNALAQSGQQPTPEQVEALVAGLPAGRILLWLLLGLAAAVAVAMTVFVSVPRILFDRRGGLEAMRDSLRACLHNLPALAVFLLLTLVAVFAVYFGVLLATLVLQLLAGPLLAMWIAQLLLMGVLMPLLAGATYTAWTRFFGEAVPEVAAAPAQIEV, via the coding sequence GGGCGCACTGGGCGCGCTGTGGGGCCTGCTCGCCTCGCTGGTGATGGCGGTGGGGATGGCCGTGCCGGCGCTGGCGGCGGTGCTGCAGTTCCTGGTCGCCCTGGCCGGACCGGTGCTGTTCGCCGGCCTGGTGTGGGCGGTGCGCGAGGTCGCGCACGGTCGCCCGGCATTGCCGGTGCACCTGTTGCAGGGCGTGCGCGAGGGTCGGGTCCCGCAACTGCTCACCACGCTGCTGCCGCAGGTCGCGGCCGGCCTGGTGCTGGGCGTACTGCTGCTGGTGCTGGTCGGCACCCAGCAGCTGCAGCACCTGGCCCAGGCCAGCGAGGAACTCAACGCCCTGGCCCAGTCCGGCCAGCAGCCCACCCCCGAGCAGGTCGAGGCGCTGGTCGCCGGCCTGCCGGCCGGACGCATCCTGCTGTGGCTGCTGCTGGGCCTGGCCGCCGCGGTGGCGGTGGCGATGACCGTGTTCGTCTCGGTGCCGCGGATCCTGTTCGACCGCCGTGGCGGCCTGGAGGCGATGCGCGACAGCCTGCGCGCCTGCCTGCACAACCTGCCGGCGCTGGCGGTGTTCCTGCTGCTGACCCTGGTGGCGGTGTTCGCCGTCTACTTCGGCGTGCTGCTGGCGACCCTGGTGCTGCAGCTGCTGGCCGGGCCGCTGCTGGCGATGTGGATCGCCCAGCTGCTGCTGATGGGTGTGCTGATGCCGCTGCTGGCCGGCGCGACCTACACCGCCTGGACCCGCTTCTTCGGCGAGGCGGTGCCCGAAGTCGCCGCGGCGCCCGCGCAGATCGAGGTCTGA
- the tatC gene encoding twin-arginine translocase subunit TatC: MNHAGPDSDGESSLLEHLLELRTRLLRAIAGLVLVLLALLPFANKLYAWLAAPLLAKLPAGGQLIAVQVASPFFTPLRLAFFVALLATAPWLLYQAWAFVAPGLYQREKRLAMPLLVSAVALFYIGCAFAYFVVLPSVFGFLAAIKPEGVAMMTDINAYLDFVLVIFLAFGASFQLPVALVILVLLGWVTPDQLRAGRGYAIVGIFVLAALITPPDVISQLLLAIPMCLLYEAGILAARLVAPKPDAASSSS; encoded by the coding sequence ATGAACCACGCCGGCCCTGATTCCGACGGCGAGAGCAGCCTGCTCGAGCACCTGCTCGAACTGCGCACGCGGCTGCTGCGCGCCATCGCCGGCCTGGTGCTGGTGCTGCTGGCGCTGCTGCCGTTCGCCAACAAGCTGTATGCGTGGCTGGCCGCGCCGCTGCTGGCCAAGCTGCCGGCCGGCGGCCAGCTGATCGCGGTGCAGGTGGCCTCGCCGTTCTTCACCCCGCTCAGGCTGGCGTTCTTCGTCGCCCTGCTGGCCACCGCGCCCTGGCTGCTCTACCAGGCCTGGGCGTTCGTCGCCCCGGGCCTGTACCAGCGCGAGAAGCGGCTGGCGATGCCGCTGCTGGTCTCGGCGGTGGCGCTGTTCTACATCGGCTGCGCGTTCGCCTACTTCGTGGTGCTGCCGTCGGTGTTCGGCTTCCTGGCCGCGATCAAGCCCGAGGGCGTGGCGATGATGACCGACATCAACGCCTACCTGGACTTCGTGCTGGTGATCTTCCTGGCCTTCGGCGCCAGCTTCCAGCTGCCGGTGGCGCTGGTGATCCTGGTCCTGCTGGGCTGGGTCACGCCCGATCAGCTGCGCGCCGGCCGCGGCTACGCGATCGTGGGCATCTTCGTCCTGGCCGCGCTGATCACCCCGCCGGACGTGATCTCGCAGCTGCTGCTGGCGATCCCGATGTGCCTGCTCTACGAGGCGGGCATCCTGGCCGCGAGGCTGGTGGCGCCGAAGCCGGACGCCGCCTCGTCCTCGTCCTGA
- the tatB gene encoding Sec-independent protein translocase protein TatB — protein MFDIGFGELLLIAVVALVVLGPERLPKAARFAGLWVRRARAQWYSVKSELERELEAEELKRSLQDTQSALKQAQTRLQNEIEQAQTRLQDEVEQAQAKLQDEVDAAGRELGEVRRQVDEERPAIADGNEGATPPADGDDEPRRP, from the coding sequence ATGTTCGATATCGGCTTCGGCGAACTGCTGCTGATCGCGGTGGTCGCCCTCGTGGTGCTCGGTCCGGAGCGGCTGCCCAAGGCGGCGCGCTTCGCCGGCCTGTGGGTGCGCCGCGCCCGCGCGCAGTGGTATTCGGTCAAGTCCGAGCTGGAACGCGAGCTGGAGGCCGAGGAGCTCAAGCGCAGCCTGCAGGACACCCAGAGCGCGCTGAAGCAGGCGCAGACGCGCCTGCAGAATGAGATCGAACAGGCGCAGACGCGCCTGCAGGATGAGGTCGAACAGGCGCAGGCGAAGCTGCAGGACGAGGTCGACGCGGCCGGACGGGAGCTGGGCGAGGTGCGGCGCCAGGTCGACGAGGAGCGTCCGGCGATCGCCGACGGGAACGAAGGCGCCACGCCGCCGGCGGACGGGGACGATGAACCACGCCGGCCCTGA
- the tatA gene encoding Sec-independent protein translocase subunit TatA, with translation MGGLSIWHWIIVLVVVLLVFGTKRLRNAGKDLGEAVKGFKEGVRDPEKPAGQLGDERSAESQDKAESERDRAQH, from the coding sequence ATGGGCGGCCTGAGCATCTGGCATTGGATCATCGTGCTGGTAGTGGTGCTGCTGGTGTTCGGCACCAAGCGCCTGCGCAATGCCGGCAAGGACCTCGGCGAGGCGGTCAAGGGCTTCAAGGAAGGCGTGCGCGACCCGGAGAAGCCGGCCGGCCAGCTCGGCGACGAGCGCAGCGCCGAGTCGCAGGACAAGGCCGAGTCCGAGCGCGACCGCGCCCAGCACTGA
- a CDS encoding lipid-binding SYLF domain-containing protein yields MSRLSRILLSLAVLLPVAGHAVAAPTEDERARNAVRVLSEIQQIPEQSIPDKLLDEARAIVVIPDTIKAGLVLGGRRGHGLMSVKSADGTWSNPVFVTLTGGSIGFQAGVQSADVVLVFRNDRSLDDVVNGKFTLGADAGVAAGPVGRNAAAATDGQLKAEIWSWSRARGLFAGVSLDGAALQIDRAAQARVYGASTTPRMVFENRSQVTPTSAVVAFRDQLEEATHSARVARSGGATPPAPAPRATGNGTTAPVHGTTAPPPASTTGPTSTQGFEPVEEQPATRTEPLP; encoded by the coding sequence ATGTCGCGCCTGTCGAGAATCCTGCTGTCGCTGGCCGTCCTCCTGCCCGTCGCCGGGCATGCCGTCGCTGCGCCCACCGAGGACGAGCGCGCGCGCAACGCGGTCCGGGTGCTCTCGGAGATCCAGCAGATCCCCGAGCAGTCGATTCCGGACAAGCTGCTGGACGAGGCCCGCGCGATCGTCGTGATCCCCGACACGATCAAGGCCGGCCTGGTCCTGGGCGGCCGCCGCGGCCACGGCCTGATGTCGGTCAAGAGCGCCGACGGCACCTGGTCCAACCCGGTGTTCGTGACCCTCACCGGCGGCAGCATCGGTTTCCAGGCCGGCGTGCAGTCGGCCGACGTGGTGCTGGTGTTCCGCAACGACCGCAGCCTGGACGACGTGGTCAACGGCAAGTTCACCCTCGGCGCCGACGCCGGCGTGGCCGCCGGCCCGGTCGGGCGCAACGCCGCCGCGGCCACCGATGGCCAGCTCAAGGCCGAGATCTGGTCGTGGTCGCGCGCACGCGGGCTGTTCGCCGGCGTGTCGCTAGACGGCGCGGCGCTGCAGATCGACCGCGCCGCGCAGGCGCGCGTGTACGGCGCCAGCACCACGCCGCGGATGGTGTTCGAGAACCGCTCGCAGGTGACGCCGACCTCGGCGGTGGTGGCCTTCCGCGACCAGCTCGAGGAAGCCACCCACAGCGCGCGCGTGGCCCGCTCGGGCGGCGCTACGCCGCCAGCGCCGGCCCCGCGGGCTACCGGCAACGGCACCACGGCCCCGGTGCACGGCACCACCGCACCGCCGCCGGCCAGCACCACCGGCCCGACGTCCACCCAGGGCTTCGAACCGGTCGAGGAGCAGCCGGCCACCCGCACCGAACCGCTGCCCTGA